Proteins found in one Oncorhynchus mykiss isolate Arlee chromosome 3, USDA_OmykA_1.1, whole genome shotgun sequence genomic segment:
- the LOC110517101 gene encoding serine/arginine-rich splicing factor 10 produces MARYMRPPNPSLFIRNISDESRPEELRREFGRYGPIVDVYIPLDFSTRRPRGFAYIQFEDVRDAEDALHNLDHKWVCGRQIEIQFAQGDRKTPNQMKTKESSPRRGSRSSSFSRYDDYERGDGRRRRSRSYERHRSRSPSCDRRPRRSESPRDSRSNGRHRRSRSHENNRYRGPPREHHRMHHAPPSRNRSASRSPSHPRSRPKDTKSQSKSPSPVKDFHTSSGSQKQACRRSYSRSVSRSRSRS; encoded by the exons GCCAGAGGAACTACGCCGTGAATTTGGTCGTTATGGGCCTATTGTAGATGTCTACATTCCACTTGACTTCTCTACACGGCGACCAAGAGGATTTGCTTACATTCA ATTCGAGGACGTGCGAGATGCAGAGGATGCCCTCCACAACCTGGACCACAAGTGGGTGTGTGGTCGACAGATCGAGATCCAGTTTGCACAGGGTGACCGAAAAA CCCCCAACCAGATGAAGACTAAGGAGAGCTCTCCTCGCAGAGGGTCCCGCAGCAGCTCCTTCTCCCGCTACGATGACTACGAACGCGGCGATGGCCGACGCAGACGCAGTCGCAGCTACGAAAGGCACCGGTCGCGCAGCCCTTCCTGCGACCGCCGTCCTCGGAGGTCGGAGAGCCCCAGAGA CTCTCGGTCAAATGGCAGGCACAGGCGAAGCAGAAGCCATGAAAATAACAG GTACAGGGGCCCTCCACGTGAACACCACAGGATGCACCACGCACCCCCGTCTCGTAACCGCTCCgcctcccgctccccctctcatCCCAGATCCAGGCCCAAAGACACAAAGTCCCAGTCCAAATCCCCCAGCCCCGTCAAGGACTTCCACACCTCTTCTGGCTCCCAGAAACAGGCCTGTCGACGCTCCTACTCCAGATCTGTGTCCCGATCTCGCTCCAGATCCTAG